One Dioscorea cayenensis subsp. rotundata cultivar TDr96_F1 chromosome 19, TDr96_F1_v2_PseudoChromosome.rev07_lg8_w22 25.fasta, whole genome shotgun sequence genomic window, cacaatcaaacaaaagattCAAGAGACCAAAGAACCCATTTATCCTGCTATCGAGCATCAtaagaacaagaataacaaaatcataACAAGTTCAAAATCCCAAAAAcctagaagagaagaagaacccTAACCTCAGGAAGCCATCTCTCATTCTCAGCATCCGCCAGAACAAAACTAACCCAATCGGAGTTTCTAGCCTCCAATTCAAGGACATGATCGAGAAGGGAGTTGCAGAGCAGGCACTTGGGAGAGTAAAACTCGATAACAGTGGCATCCTTACCGCTAGCAAGCGCAGAGGCCAATGCCCGGTGCTCAGCCTCTCCCTGGTCCTCGCGGGACAAGGGTGCGGTCTTCTTGGAGCCATGACGGGCTGGATCGAGGGAGAAGGCTTGGTCGAAAAGGTTTACGGCGAGGGAGCTGAGGTTGTGTAAGGACTGGAAGAGCCAGGGAGACTCGAGAGTGCCGCAAGGGTTAGGATTTTGGGGATCTTGTGGTTTTCGAAAGGGATCCCAGGGCCACTTCCAGCATAGAAGAGGATGCGGTTTTCCAGCAGCTCCCATCTGCTCCTCTGTGGACAACCAAGAAGGCGAGGGGGGGTGGCAAATCTTCACAGGGATAATTGTAACGGACCTGATAATTTTGTGAACTCCttagttaatttatatttatatatatatatatatttattattattaagcgGCACATGGcacttttgggttttttttttttaaatcactgtACTTTAGTCAAAAAAATATCTTGatcattaaattttgatttgcttCGAAATATCCACTAAAGTTACTAATCATTTCAGAGACATGTCACCCGATGGATTAGCATCTTTATTAGCTGACGTGAAGGCCATGAAAAGCCTAGTCATCGCACAATCAAAAAGTGATCTATGACCTCCACATCAGCtaatatacaaattaaaatttagtgatcaaaatgatatttaacCAAATTTCAAtgatttacccaaaaaaaaaattaacctcaCTTTTCCAATTggttgttgcttttattttattttattttattttattttattttattttagttttgaaacccacttctattatatatatacataacataTTAGTTATATATAGCATACTGATCTAAGAACATGAAAAGATATGTGGGGCCACTCTTATGACTTTAGCAAATTCATcggaacaataaaaaaacttgtaaaaataaatggaccgttcttttcattcattcacaTGTGCCTATGCCTTAattaggggtgtatttgagccaaGCCGTTCTTGAGCGGCTCGGTGTTTGGCTCGATAAGTGCTCATTCGTGTTCAGttcatattgtaaacgagccaagcttaaatatcattttcaagctcgattaataaacgagccaaaCTTGAGCAGctgaaagctcggctcgttttggctcACGAACAcagctcatgaacaagctcaTTTATAAGCTTGGTTatgagctcgtttatatatatgtgtgtgtgtgtgtattaagGTGTATATAATCTATGtcgttgttgtcaatttgagtcacacatatagcgctctaaactactattcgaaggctCAGCTCGTTAAAAGCTCGGGTCAACTaattcattaagttaaatgagctcgtaagataaacgagccaagcttgaacattacCAAGTtcggctcattaaatcttgtgaacaacttgtttattgtataattaaaagctcatttatagtatcatttataattttatttgcaaCAATCATTAAGATAATCATTtatagtgtcatgaacaagcttatttaccgcatctttaaaatattacaaaaaaaaattatagatagttacatcacaatgtttattttgttattattgtaattatttgttaacttatttaatgaatattttaacaaacttgaactcaaaccttaatgatttcataaacaagcttaaattattcttttactaaaatgattctcaaactcaaatcgagttgagtcacaattgataataattcattaaataagctttaaatgatactttactaaataaaaaatagaatataaaaaaataatcaagccTTAATCAAGCTAACGAGCCAAgtctaagcttcgaattttcttaacaagttgagctcgagtATGAAGCTCGAAATAAGCTCTTTAGAGCTCGAGttcggttaaaatagtaacgagccaagcttgaacatgaaaaatgaagctcgaagaaagctcggtTCGAGCTCGAACTCGATTAAATAGTatcgagccaagcttgaacaaggcaaagctcggctcggctcgtttacagccctagcCTTAATCGATGAAGGACTAACCTACACATTACTATATAATACTTAGTAGAATTATTGATAATTCATTTAGTTTCTTTATAACCCTTCATTACTTCAAATGTTAATTTTCTaaatagtccctttacttttccAAACTTAtccttttag contains:
- the LOC120283682 gene encoding thiol:disulfide interchange protein TxlA homolog — its product is MGAAGKPHPLLCWKWPWDPFRKPQDPQNPNPCGTLESPWLFQSLHNLSSLAVNLFDQAFSLDPARHGSKKTAPLSREDQGEAEHRALASALASGKDATVIEFYSPKCLLCNSLLDHVLELEARNSDWVSFVLADAENERWLPELLHYDISYVPCFVLLDKNGRALAKTGVPTSREHVTASLSHLLQMKQP